A stretch of DNA from Tubulanus polymorphus chromosome 6, tnTubPoly1.2, whole genome shotgun sequence:
CTGGTCGCCGGACAAGCGttgaaacatctgaaaatctACGCTCCTTTGCTGGAAGCGTTGGCAAACACCGCTCGATCCGAGATGACTCTCATGTTGAAAATTCAGGAATTTTGCTACGAAAACATGAATTTTATGAAAGTTTTCCAGAAGATCATCATTCTTCTTTACAAAGGTAAATGGTTCCTTTCGATTAGTCGTCAAATGGAGCCTAGTGTACATGGGCGAAGTGACTGGAGACCTGTCAGTCTCGTTGCAAGGCAGTTGAGAGGGCCTGGCTGGATACAATTAGTTGCTTGAATGTTTCGATGTGTACTAGTTTACTACTCGCTGGTTAGTGACAATCTGTCTTCAGTTCCAGCCATTTGCccgtgttctacttttgagtaAACTGGTTGTTTTCAGTTCGGTGATATCTGCCAtaatcaacaacaaaacatGGCACAGctgactaaaacaaagcaATTTGACATGTGACTTTGGATACCCTCCAGAATATTTGCTACATAACGCATCCCGGTTGCTGTCGATGTGCGCATTGTGGAGCTAGAGATTGGCGTAAGCTACGCAGTTGCTAGTTTCTactagattttcagtgtaCGCACTGCTCACTAGCAACAGCATAGTTGATTATTGCAATGTAGGCTAGGCTTAGTACTAAGCATACTGAAATATCGTGAAATTTGCGTTTTCAACCACTCTTTTATGTTTTTCTCTACGTAGCGAGGGTTCTTAGTGAAGATGCGATAATCAGGTGGTACAAGAACAGCAGTGAATCGCGTGGCGCATTCTCCTCGAAAGGACTAAGCGTCTTTCTGGACGATATGAAACAGTTCGTTCACTGGTTGGAAAATGCAGAAGAAGGTTAGTATTATCAGTCACGAACGAATGAGGTAGCAGCAACGCTAGTGTGACTAGCGAAATTCCACCGCAATCCACCAGGTTTGCTAGTGTACGGTACGACATCAATGCTGAATATCTtctcaaattcaattaaaatctcacaattttagaaattctatGCATGGCGTTCGAAAATTGGGCCACTTATATAAACTTTTAAGATTAATCAGATCTTCGTCAGTTGTTTGCCTTATTTTGGATTGGAATTCCGAAAACTGAGATCAAAGTTTAACgaaaatgaaccaattttGATCGAGTTTATCTGATATCATATCTAAGTGGTGCCATCGGGAAAATCGgagaatttctttttgatgaaattttttgcTTCATTTTTTGCAGAATCTTCCGAAGaagaagatgaagatgatgaagagGAAAAATAATTGTACATATGTTCACTAGAGGGCAGCTCTgcattgatgatgatgttttgtAGCTTTTTTTTATGCATATGCCGTGCCCGCTCGGAATACATGTGTAAATCATCTATTAGTGTATATATATCCaatatgatatgaatattaAAAAACATAAGTATGAATGTGCAAACTACGGAGTGCCTATGCTGCCTATAATAACGGGGATATTTTTCTGTCATGTTAATCTATTATTCGCATTCGTTGTTTAGTTCGAGTGATCGGCTTTCATGAGAATAAGGTCTCATTCCCTATACCCTATATTGTCACCTATGTAAAACATTTCACCTTCAATGTACTTTGTACGTAAACGGAGCTGCCAACTACCTCCGGGGGGCGCGGACCCCGAACCGGGTATCTATCTTCAGGGAGGAAAACCGTAGAGATGGTCTCCCGATTATTgtcaaaaaacaatttggcgTTCCTGTGATAAGAGCAATAGCTGATTTCTCGTTCGCCTGTCGTGTAGTGTCCTGTCGATTGGTTGTTGACAGCTCTGATGTAGATATCATCAATGAGTGTGTTCTTAATGTCTAGtgttgaattaaatgaattggttttttttttgaaaaggaAATTAGTTCTCTACATAGGGAAGACTCGTACGCTATTTCACCAGCGTTCAATGCGACGAATTATTGACGCTGTATAGAAATGTActacgtgtatatatatatataattattgtGTGGGCAGTATAGACACAgacatttgtatgtttatatataaatatatatatgggCTTACAggtaaaaagaaaacaagaaaactacaggcggtattttgataaattagtaaAATCGTCAGTATATTTGTATAACCGTAGCCGCCACCGTCGTTCGTCTCGAGACCGTTCCACTCCGTACACTCACTAGAAAACAAAAGTCCGATACgatcatataatatatacatgtatttattttttatgtgcGTGTGTATGTTTGTATAGGTGTTATATGGATTTGATTATCGAACGAAAAAAGGTAGCTAGTTAAATGTGTGTCACAAGTAATACGAACAAAAAGTTGTGTGACGATCTATATGAAAGGGGAAAAATCCAATACACACAGATAGCGGTTTGAATATCCGCGTCTGAGACTGGATCCGAAAAATCGAATGCGGCTGATAGATTCGTGTTATATTATttaattattactattattatcgGAAGATGGAATAATTTTCAGTGTAGATTTTTGGAGATGTGTTTTTGTAATGATAAAGGAACGGACTGACACTCTGTACGGGGAAACGACGTGTTGCATACTAGCAGTGGTCGGTTAGATATTATACACAATATGTGCTGTGTTTATTTCGACGGGAAGGCGTTGTTTTAAAAGAAGAAATTTTACGAGAACAATATATCGTATCTCGTTAGAAGGTTTTCACCACACCGCCTGCGCCTAATTATATCagacattttttcattctCGTTCGCGGGGAATCGGACTACCAGCATCATGATTTAATCCCTGCTGGATGTAGATCGTGTGTGTTTCAGTATTTTTAGTATCGGTGTACTGTGTAGTCGACGTGACAGATGATTCGGaagatagtttttaaaaacacgGTACTCGTTCGCTctgttgaaaatattaagatTTGTTTTTCGAACGGAAATTTCCCGCTGTCTCAAGAAATGTTAACAAATTGTCAGAGCGTCGATTTTTAAAGTATATGTAACAACAATCGTGAACGTGAGAAACCTTCCTGAAATTTGGGAgtatattgtatgaaaatggATTCTCCTGTAATAAAGATTGAAGTAACGTATTTATCTCGGAATTATGTGTTCTTTGAAGGTGTTGGTTTCAAGTCGCCTGAGGAGCCAGATTTTCGTCCGTTTTTGCGTTTTTTTACTCGTGGAGGCTTGACGTGTCGATGGTTTTTAGTGGTAAAAGTAAAACACTTAACATAATGTTGGTGCAGAAAAAGTAGTGACAACAAATTTGATTAAGAGgataaattcattaaacaaaTCATTAAAGTGCCGAGATTCCCGCCACAGTAAGTAAAACTAGCGAGGTCAGATAttgaccgtctagtgctgctcCTATGTATAACGGTAGCGGGGGaaacgtgaactaacataatactcgcttgccaaaGGCCATAGTGGACAAACTATTTACCGATTTGCGGCCCTGAAACTACTCAACTGGCAATTTTTCTATAGAAAAAAAGGGTAAGCTTGTATCGGGATAATTCTGTTGGGTAGAGGGCGAAGGGTGTTGATATTCTACATAGATCTGAAATTAATCCTCGTAGAAATGGATCAGCGAACAAggaagttttatttttcacaagtTTGACAAATCCTTTTACATCTTTGTAATAATGACGCCATGCACAAAAGCGCCAGGAATAAAATCACACGCGATGGGGCCaaggggctggtggaagcgagttcgggagggATACAGGACCGGTGGCATGCGAGGATGACAAAAATCAGGAATTGACTAGAAAAAGAGAAAGTACAATCTATGCTATTTTCGAATTCAGTTAGTTGCATACATAAATCAGGAATTGACAAGCACCCGAGAAAGAAAAACATCAAGAATTTACAAAGAGTGACAAGAAAAACTGTATGTTACTCAAAAATaagaaggttttactaaatgtcgattaaaaaaaaagcaaaatgaaatggaagtcAATAATTGTAATCCTTAACTTCTACCCCtcggcagccatcttgatgtactatgacgtcatgcgaaGTATACGCAAAATCCACATTAGTCCAGCCAACGAACATTTTGGTTCTCGGGCTTCCATGGGACCTTTATTTTCGTCCTGTCTGTCTGTGGGTGTATCTGTCTTCCAGCTACTCAGCTTCGTTAATAGTGGGCCGACCTTGATGACATTTGGGTGCAATGTTAGTACACTCTAGTTTTGCAGTACAAAGAATGGGCCTAGTGCGCCAGCTGAAAACCAGGCACTAAAAACTCTGTTCTTCACCGATATGACCTTAAAGATGAGCCCATAACTGAGGAACGGGGtcgaaattctaacatttttctCGACAAAATTTAGCTATTAGCCCTTGGTACAACATATCCAAAATGCAATGGGAACTAACGTTTGGGAATTTCCGAGTTTGAGCCTTAACCCGAGAACCGTTGTCGCCTATTTCTAATGACAGCAATCTTTCGAAATGCCAGACGACTGCGATGTAAAGCTGGCATTcctatcattcatttattcatacacttattgaaacaaaataaatgataAGAAGAATATTTTCCTACGATCATTATCTATTCATTcaatgatatattataaagACAGATAGATGGTGACAGTAAAAAAGTGAAAACTACACGCTTTTGATACACGATTATAGACGAATTATTTTGACTCATTCGTCCCGTCGCGTTCACGTGAAATGTGTAAGCCtacgaaaacaaaaataaaaatctaaacGCCACTGATAGaaagttcattaataacaccGTCTTCCTGGGGCATTGTGCCGAAGAAGCGAAAGTCAACGTAAAATATCTGAAGCAATAATTCATAGCGCGACTCAAAAAACTCGAAACGTCACATTAATACAGATTGCCCGGGTTAATACGCTCGCGGAAACAAAACCGACGATTCTGATGGATGTattttattgttgaaattgttcACTGAAATATcgctatttcagttgaatatgCCTTTTATAACTTGCCGACCGGTATTTTGACCAGTTTTTACTTCGAAGACGCCTTTATCAGTTGCGCAGTGGAGTAATTTCAGAGGTTTGTAATCGACGAGTTTTGTAATTTCAGATATTTCCAAGATTAAAATATTCGAGACATTTGAAATACTAAATATTTGAAGTgtatatattatctttttcTCGAATCATAAAGGCATTTGCATTTGTGATTTGATTTACAGAATTGTGTAGAATAATTCTTACGATGATAATTATCTACAGGCCCGTGCCAAAGGTGGTTTGGGGGTAGCAAACGAACCTTCTAGAATTTTCAAAGTCCCCTTCAAAAAGTATAATGATCAGGTACTCAAGGTACTCACttcttttaacaaaaatctCGGCACGGGCCTGTCAGAAACCTGGCTCAACGATCGTCTAGGTATACGACCGATCTCGATCAAAACCGTTTATTTCTAGGAAGATAAGATGAATCATTGCATTGTCGGGCTATTGGTATTGGGCGTGGTCGCGCGGTGTGCCGGCCAGTTTCCGCGTAGCGTTTATCTGGACGTCGACGAGACGTTTAAACTAAGCTGGAGATACGACGTGGACGATCGTTCCATAACTTTTGAAATCGAAGCTAAAACTATCGGATGGGTGGGCCTTGGATTGTCTGCAGACGGGCGGATGAACAACAGTGACCTAGTTTTCGGCTGGAAAGACAAGAGAACCACATTTGTCAAGGTAATGTGAATTCGTAACGGCTTTGTATTTTCAACGACTGTCGCTCACTGCTTTTTCAGGGGAATTTGAACGATAATCTAAAATCAAGaataatgaacatttttcCATAGATACTCTGATTAGAACCTGTTTCATGCTAAAGCATctataaatgataatttttttcgaatCTCCGATACAAGGATGCTATTGGTACTGGCAACTTACAGTGGCAGTTAGATACCGATCAGGATTGGAAGGTGAACAATTGGGTGGAGGAAAATGGCTATACGAGAGCAGAAATATACCGAAAACTGTGTACGGGCGACTACAAACAAGACCGAGTAATAGATgtaagattttttatttcacataACGAACGATGAGTTTTTTAACCAACGGTGAAACATTACGTCTGCGTTGTGACGATATAGAGAATCACACACTGATATAACGAGAAATGTTtaaagtccgaaaagtttccttagAGCTAAtaattcgacgtttcgactataacctGATAGTCATCCTTTCATGACTATCaggttatagtcgaaacgtcgaatcaataaatcattagcTTTAGagaaacttttcggacttcataTTTCTCGTTATATCAGTGTGGGATTCCCTGAGTTTATCTAGTTTTTTTATACTGCATGTATCTTTTCCTCTGATATGAATCcttgtattttcttttatctATCTTCGATGTCTTATTTGCGATCATTCAAAAAAGATATTTACTTCCATATTCTACATACAAAGCGCCTGCCGCTTTTCTCGGCATTTTGTTttataaggctaaacaaaaatgataccttgattctcctaatcggccgggtcattttgtacAATGCAATAGAATCTGTTCATTACTATAGCTGCCGCATCTGTTATGGtaagcttgatcatgatttagaaacaaaatgatgTCCAGGGTAGATAAGAAGCCCGGCCGGGTCAAtctttaagctcagcagaaaggagaaacaaggtatcgatTTTTTAGCCTTGTAGTTGAAGACAAATGCATCTTTTACATGCGTTTTctagtttgaaataaaaaacacgtTTTAAACACTTTGCAATCTACAGAATTCGGCTACATACATGCTTTTCCTGCGCGGCAGAACTCCACCCGAAGACAATAATTTCGACAAGATCACCGGAGTCGTTTGGGGTTCGAGACTTATCTACTTACTTGATCCACCGACACCAGAATTCCATAACACACAAGCGAATCTAGCAACTGCAGATCTTCTCATTAAAGATGTAAATAGCTATCGAATCTGTCGAATTAATCTGAATCGAATTtaattaagaaaattaatctgatatagaatCGTGTATGCAGGGGCAGATATAGCGAAATTAGAAGGCCGGTTTTCGAAAGAAAATTTCTTGGATTAAGCAGCATTGTAatatattaatttatattAATATACAATAGTCTGGCAGAAATtggattcttttctttcacTCGACAGGTTCAATACGAAGGTACTTCTTTAGTAGTGTGTCGACTTTATGGTTTAACAGAATTTGCTAATATAGCATCCAAGCACCACATAATCAAGGTAAATAGGACAGCGTTAAATGTTCGGGGGTAATCGCATTATAAATGCGAAAAGGTTTGGTGGAATCCATATGCATTTGCAAGCTCTGCATGCGCGAAGCTTTTTGTGATAGGTTCGGAAGGTCACTagtagattttgaaaaattaatttaaagCGTTGAGATGCATCTTACCGACTACTTTaagtgaatatttcaataatgtaAATCATTCTTGAAACATTTTACAGCATAACCTTTGATTTTCTAATACACGTACAACTATACATTCAATCACATGAAATCTATGTACTGCTACATGTATATTACAGTTTAGCTCCTGATTCAACTTGGTCCTTTAGTTATGAAACGTTTTCAGTTCTACATGGATTTTCGGCCTACTCATCCAACAGCTTGTACTTTAGTCTACGAAGACAGTCACATTTTGAGGAGGGTTTTAGAACTCTAAAAGAGTATGAAGCGTTTAGATGCATTTCCCGCGGGAAATATGAGAAATGTGAAAACCCGACGGAAATCAAGCGCTGGGAGCTGGACAATcgtcgatgaaaaatgaagtcTATTCATTTGATTAGTGGAATTCAGGATATTGCGGCAGGGGGAGGGGGTAGCTTAAcgaatatcatcaatatcttACGTGCGTCGGTCTTCCATCTTTATGTAGGTAAGGTGAAGTAAGACGCGTTGTATGGAAGAATTGCAAACTTGCCCTGCGTGCATGCAGAACAATAAAAATTACAACTtcagaaataacatttgaatatACTTTCAGACGGAAGCTATTTTCAATAGTTCAATACCAAAACGTATTTCGCTCTACCAGTGCTTCGGCATTCCCAGTAACAACAACGCCGTGCAAGGTGATTGCAGCGACACTTTTATGTCAGTAGGAGGCACCGGAGAAACGACTACGCAAGTTCTTGCCGAATATCGCGAGAAGTACTGCACTGAGCTTATTGCTACGTTCGGCGAAAATAGCGAGGTCAGTGGCGCTTTCCCTGAAATTGGGGACAGGGGTATTATCTCTATATGCAAAAACGAATGCCATATGATCTGAAAACACATGCAGTCCCCCTTAATCATCATCCATTTAAATGGACCAGCATTCATTCAAATGGATTTAGAGCACGATGGAATTATGTTTTTGAATTGACAATTTATGGAAATTAACTAGGGATTTACGTATGcttatgtgaaaataaatatttagggCGAttttttatgcgtacgtacaCTTAATCTCGTTTATCCTAGGCAATGGTTTTTCCGGATGCCGCCGGTATATCAATCGGGGCGGTCGGTGACGCTCAAAGTTTTCTCCTCGAATTGAACTACCCAAGGGGTGGACAGAAAGGTAATTCGCCTATACGAGTGAGAGATTTCATTATTTCGTGTTACTTGGTACACCGCGCGAATCTTATATTAACatttaaaaatcaaacatttaaCTCAAGGTGGAACTGATAATTCGGGTATCAGATTAACTTATACTTCGATGTTACGACCCCATGACGCAAGCATTCTACAAGTCGGCTCCACACCAACCAAAAACATGGTAATACCACCGCTCTACTATAACGGCTTTTTCGTAGAAGGTCACTGCACGCAAGCATGTTTTAGTCAGGTAAAAAATCGTAAATGAGCAAATATCCCGGTTCTGGGAACattcaaaaacttttttctaaaataattttgttagCATTAGGATCCTTCGAAAAGATTTCCTTCGAGAATTTAAACTTATCTATGATATTTGCATGAGGCATCAAATATGTTTCGAGTATCTAAGAGCGGTTTCTGCACTCTATATCGGTCCTATATATCTATCAAGGGATTTGCCGGTGTAAATTTCACTGGTGAACAGGAAGTGACGGTATTCGCCGCAAGTATTGCGACGCATCGAACGGCAATGACGACCCGACTGCGGCACGTGAGGGAGGACAGTATGGGCGTAGAAACTCTCGACAACGAACTACCATTCATCATCAACGATCAGAGATACAATTCTAGAATGCAAATATGGCATCCTCTGTTGAACGTCAAGCTGAAAACGGTAGAATCCTGAACTCaacgaatttgaaaataattctaaacctTTTGTAAACGAAGTTTTTAGTATGTAAGGTTTTTTCAGAGTGACAAATTTATCGTAGAATGCAAATACGCGCTGGACAATAAAGTGAAATTTGTAAGTAATTTCTGATATGTATTATCACGCAAAGATTTACCGTCATTCTAGATCAAATATATTGTCATATTTTACCGATTTCAGGGTGGCTTACGCGGAGAGGACGAGATGTGTGTCGGAATGCTGGCCTACTATCCAAAAATTCTGCTGTCTCGTTGTATGACGGCCCCTGAACGATCCGGCATCATTCGAATCAATTTGCCAAAGCCGACAAAGGACCAAGTGTACGTTGACGGTCACCAGCCTATCGTATTCCCACGTGACCTCGATGGATAGTAATCGTGTCTTATTCTTTCTTATCGTTTTCACCTGTAGATATAACGATGTTCAGTACTACTCAGCTCTGATGTACGGAGTAGATTGGAGGTATGTCGGGATCAGAAACAAGTTCCAGTTACTGACGCTCAGAAATGATGCAGTCGTAGTTTGCACCAATTCGAAAACAGGCCAGATCGTCGTAAGTCAAAACGACAATTTTATTCTTACTTTCTATGACGATTAATTAACGTAGCAAAAGATGATCTATATGTAGAATGGAAAGCGTTACTTTGAATCCGATTTGCCAGAAACGGATCGTTATATCTagatatttgattatcatttttcttatATCAGTAGTTTCCATGAATCGATAACGATAGTTTTATTCCTTGCAGCTAAATCGCCTGGTGACTCAGTACCATCGTATTGATAAGATGTACAACGAAACAGATAAATACGTCTGCGTCCGACCAGAAGTGGTGACACCGCGCGTGGTCACGGTCTTAGTAACCGGGAAAAATCCTAGCGGATCTTCTGCTGTGAAATCCGTCCAGGGGCTCGTTATGTGTACACTTTTCTTGGCAATGCTTCAGTTATATTAATCATTTAATAACACGGAACTCCTTACTCTAATACATACGCACAGAAGAAATTTGTACAAACAAATATCACGGCTTCGCTATAAACAGGCTTGTGTCATAGATTCACTGAAACAAAGATCTTTCTTACACCAACAGTACATAAGTGGTGGTACAATAACGTAGAACATGTGCACCTGTACTCGCAAATAATTCGTCCgtattataaaagaaattcatagtttttacaataaaaataacattttattCATGATCATAActcattgtttttatatttatacagAAAGTCAGTACCCAACCCCTCCAACGAGATTTAGGATATGTGAAATCAAGTTAGTTTAAAAAAGCTCAGCAATTGTCGGACAGAGGCTGGGTCTAGAGTCGGTTTTCTCATTAACACATTTTTTGAAACTGAAGTCCAGACACTGGAACTGTATAGCCAGTGctctattattcattattaatgctaatttacaaaaacaaataagCTATCACAGATTTTGCTTCTTGGAACTCGGTCAGAGCTATAGCATTATGACGGTATGCGATAATAATGGCACAAGGAAAAATATCAGAGGGGAAAATATAGCATGGATTTAAATGCCAGAAGGTAATATGCAGTGAATTTAGCTGATAGATACGTTTATCTTGAAATAGCTTCCATATATGTAATAATAGCACAAAAGGCTTTGCTTTGATGTAATTAATGATAGCAAGCTGTtggtttgtttttaatttgatatttttcataacgATAAAAAGAGAACtttgatttgataatttcaacgAAACTTATGATTCGATTAATTACAACGAAGAATCGTATCAAATTTTTTCACACGCTATTCATTTCATCGTAGATcgatatttatattatttcagACTATCTACTCTTTAACTGGAAGTGAGCGCAATATGAAGGCACCAGAAGGTcgtatttttcaattatttggaACAAGAAGAAATGGAAGGGTGAAGGgaaacatattttacaatagGCGTTTCAAAATGGAAGGGAACAGGAAaagaatataaatgaattgttttttattttttggattatttctgcataaaagataaaaaagttgagtagaaattgtgatgaatttgattcaaacgatggGAGAAATCGAAAAATTAACTTTTATGCAAATCACGAGATTGAAAATTAAGacgaacattttaaaaaagttGTAAAATCAAGACGggtatataacaaaaaaagattttttggttgaaaaattgtgatgaaaacaCGGAGGActataacaatttttttcttatttgataaattttgcagaattctgggaggcggaaaaatgataaacaatGACTGCGCATTCGCtatttgatttctttcaaTCTAGATATATGTtataaaaattttgaaatcttaTAGTGCGTCATCTGGTGTAGGTAAGAATATCATGTCCAACGTTTACAAACGCTCATGCTCGCCAATTCTCTGTACATTTCtttctggcatttttacctatCGTATATTTTTGCCTCAAGCATTTTTTACCTATGGAATCTTTAACTCTGGCATCATTACCTGCATTCGATTATCATAGTCGACAACCGCTTTCATAGCCAGGATTTCAACTCATTCCACATTAAGGAATCATATACAAATGCTGACTAATGAGAGGTTATAACACAAATACAGACTTGAATTGTAcaaatattttctgttttcgtTCTATAAAAGATTATCGGTATGTTGGTTAACACATACGAATCACCCAGCGCCACGCGTTGGTCATCGTGATAAAACTTACCCTACGAACACTAATGTTAACTGGCATCCTCtcacggcagggattcgaacctgatagtatcgctacactcagccacggcatgaaccctgccacagtagaccAGGTGCGCATGTACATGTGCAACGTTACCGCAccaaaacttgcggcaccaatcagattgctcgctGTATAATCGCTAAgataaatttcacggaagaactataatgggctaaaataaaacgggatatctgattggctgataatgacatcatttaAGCTGTGCGCACACGTGGttgggtttcgtaccgtggaaTCTCGATGCCATGAGGTTCGAATGCCTGCAGGGGGAGGATGGTTGAAGTTTTCAGCCGGCTTTGAAAAAATCAGCGCCACATATTCATACTTATGTGGGCAGCATTATAACAGAGGTGATTTGTTCATCGAGTTCATCCTCTGGATATTTACATCTCAACCATCTTAGCATACT
This window harbors:
- the LOC141907326 gene encoding DBH-like monooxygenase protein 2 homolog encodes the protein MQIWHPLLNVKLKTSDKFIVECKYALDNKVKFGGLRGEDEMCVGMLAYYPKILLSRCMTAPERSGIIRINLPKPTKDQVYNDVQYYSALMYGVDWRYVGIRNKFQLLTLRNDAVVVCTNSKTGQIVLNRLVTQYHRIDKMYNETDKYVCVRPEVVTPRVVTVLVTGKNPSGSSAVKSVQGLVMCTLFLAMLQLY